The Flaviflexus equikiangi genome contains the following window.
AGCCTCATCGCCTCCGGGATCGTTCGGAACGCATAGGCGTAGCCGCCCGCACCGACAGTCTCCTGGCCGAGGATGCCGCGTGCGAGAGCCTCCCGTTCATCCACCACTCGTCCGCACGTGCCGCCGATCCTCATCGCCGAGAAGATGAAGTCCGATCCCTTGACCGCAGCGACCATATCGGTCGTTGTCGAGATGGTGGGAAGGTTCGCGTAGCCCAGCTGCGTCACCACGTTCTTCATGACGGAGACCCGAGCATCGGACACGTCGTAGAGGCAGACCTCCGTGATGTTGATGGGCAGGTCTGGGTCCGCCAGCACGCTGAGGACCTGGGGAACGCGGAAGCCGCCGCCGCCGACAAGAAGCAATTTCATGGATGGATCACCTGTACGCCTGAGGAGCTGATGGAATCGATAATGGGTCCCGTTGCCGTGGTGATGACACCGTCGAACTCCGAGACCGAACAGATCTGAAGAATGCCGGAACCGGGAAACTTGTCTGCACTGGCAACAAGATACGCCGACGTCGAGTTCTTCAGAATGGAATGCTTGATGGGAACCTCGGTGCCGGTGGAGTCCATGACGACGAGATCGTCGCGCACTCCGGAGGTTCCGAGGAAGGCGATATCGGCGCGGAGCTGACTGAGAGCATGCGACGTGAGGGAACCGACCATGGACAGGTAGGAGTTGCGGACAACGCCGCCAAGCACGATCAGTTCGGTGCCGGGAGAGTCCCGCAGGATGTCGATGACGGCGAGCGACGCCGTGAGAACGGTGACGTGGCGGCCGTAGAGAGCCTGTGCCACCGCTGCCGTGGTCGTCCCGATATCGATGAGGACGATGTCTCCGTCCTCCACCAGTGTCGCCGCCTCATGGCCGATCTTCGACTTCTCGTCAGCAGCTTTCGTGACGACTTGAGCGTAGGGGCGCGGATCTGCGTCGATCGTTCCGCCCCGAACACGTTGGAGCATTCCCTGGCTGTCGAGGAGATTCAGATCTCTCCGGATCGTCGACTTTGACACTCCGTAAGCTTCGGAGAGGGAGACGACGTCGAGTCCTCCGGTTTGGCGCACCTCGTCAAGGATGCGCTTCCTACGTTCGGCTGGGAGCATGGTCTCAGCATAGTGAATCAACCCTGCGTGCACAAGCGAGCAGGATCTGTCACTTGCATTCAGTGCGGGTCCACCTCTAGGCTTCGAGCATGGGTCACGTCACACGCCGCCGCGGTCGGCCAACCGTCTATGTTGCCGGGTCGCTCTTCCTCGATATCGTCATGTGCGGTCTCGAGCATGCTCCCCGTCCGGGCGAAGAGCAATGGATCGGGGGCAGCGGGGTGATGCCGGGCGGAGTGGCCAATCAGGCTGTCGCCTGTGCCAGGCTTGGCCTGAACTCGGCCGTCATCACCTACCTGGGGCAGGATCGGCCCGGCTCATGGGTGCGCGAGATGCTGGCGGATGAACTCGTCGACATGTCTTACGCCGAATACACCCCGCATCAGAACATCACGGTCTCCCTCGTCATGGAGGGGGATCGTGCGCTGACGACGCACGGCAAGGACGAGGTGCCGATCCCGCGGGACGATCTCCCGGCCCCGGACGTCTTCCTTGTCTCCCTGCCCTACCTCGTTCGTGCGCAGGACAGGATCGCGCAGTGGCGCGAGCAGGGCACCATCGTCATCGCTGACGCTGGGTGGGATGCGACGGGGGAGTGGCCGCGCGAACATCTCGAGGCTCTCGCCGCCGCAGACGTCTTCGTTCCCAACTGTTCGGAAGCCATGCACTACACCCGGACGCTGACGATCCCGGAGGCCGCGGAGGCGCTGACGTCTTTCGTGCCGACCGTTGTCGTCACGTGTGGGGCGCAGGGCGTCCATATCGCCCATCGCTCGGAAGGATCTCCGACTGCCGTGGTCGTGCCCGCACTCGAGGTCGATGCGATCGATACGACCGGGGCGGGAGACGCGTTCAGCGCGGGTCTCGCGACCGGTCTCGCGACCGGCGCGCCGTTGACGGATGCTGTTCATCTCGGGCAGTGCGCGGCCGCATGGACGGTGTGCAGGATCGGCGGATCATCCGCCGCACCCCACATGGGGGAGCTCGGGGAGTGGGTGGCGCAGGATCCGCGGATCGATGCGCTGGCTGGTCAGTCCGTGCGAAACATACAAGCCAAACTCGATAGTGTCACAGCGCTGTGAGGCGCACTACGAAAGGAAATTTCATGAGAACGAGCGCAAAGTTCGTGGGACTCGGGGCGGCAGCGCTCCTCGTGCTCACGGCGTGCAACCCGTCAGCTGAGGACGAGGAGACGACAGACAACGGCGACGCTGCCGAGGTCTCGACCGATATCTCCGATGCTCCCGAGCAGACGCTGATCGTGTGGGATCAGGAAGTCCGCGGCGGCCAGAACGAGCAGATGGAGCGCCTCAACGAGGCGTTCATGGACAAGTACCCGAACATCACGATCGAGCGCAATTCGCAGTCGTTCGACGACCTGCAGACAACGCTGCGCCTCGCGCTGACGGGGTCGGATGCTCCGGACGTGGTCCAGGCCAACAACTCGCGCTCGATGATGGGCCAGTTCGTGTCGTCCAAGCAGATCCAATGCCTTGACGACTACTCGGAGGCGTACGGCTGGGAGGATCGTTTCGGCGATATCCTGGCCTATTCCTCCTACTCGGAAGATGCGTCAGTGTTCGGCGAAGGCTGTGTCTACGGCTTGCCGCAGGTCGGAGAGACCGTCGGCATCTACTACTCCGAGTCGAAGCTTGCCGAACTCGGCCTCGAGTTCCCCGAAACTTGGGAAGACCTGGAAGCACAGCTGCCGGAGATCGCCGACGCGGGAGAGGTTCCCCTCGTCCTCGGCAACATCGACAAGTGGCCCGCCATCCACGTCTTCGGTGCCATCCAGGGACAGTACACTCCTGCGGAAGAGATCCGCACGCTCGGCTTCGGCAATGAGGGAGCATCGTGGGAGACCGACGAGAACGTCGCGGCGGCCGCGCAGTTCCAGGAGTGGGTCTCCGAGGGCTACTTCAACGATGGTGTCAACGGCGCCGACTACGACCAGGTGTGGCAGGACTTCGCCAACGGCGAGGGCGTCTACCTCATCGCAGGCTCGTGGCTTGCCGCCGACCTCAACGAGGCCATGGGCGACGACGTGCGCTTCATGCTTCCCCCGAGCGACGGGCCGACCACGACCGGTGGAACAGGCCTGCCGTTCGCGATCACGTCCGCAGCTGAAGACATGAACGTGGCGGCTGCTTACATTCACTTCATCACCTCGGACGAGGCGATGGCAGTGCTGGCCGAGACGGGGAACGTTCCCGTCCTCAACGCCAGCGACTTCGCGGGCGACGCCGATCAGGTCGTCGGCGATGTCATGACGGCCTTCGACACGCTCGTCTCCGACGGCAACATCGTTCCCTACCTGGACTGGGCGACGCCCACGATGGACCAGGTGATGGGGGATGCTCTGCAGAACCTCATCGCGGGCAACTCGACGCCGGAAGACTTCGTCGCGACGCTCGAAGCGGCCTACACCGAGGCGCAGAACTAACGATGGTTGCAGTACCTGGGGTTGCCGGCGCCAATGGCGCCGGCCCCCGGCGTAAGACGAGTTCCAAGCGCCGCAGCCGTGCCATCACGACTGTCACTCTTCTGGCGCTGCCGGTCCTCGTCTACGGCGCCTTCATCATCTACCCACTGATCCGCGTCGTCGGCCTCTCCTTCTGGCATTGGGATGGTCTTGGTCCGGCAACCTGGGCTGGATTCGAGAACTATACGGCGATCTACGAGGACGACCGCCTCCGTGCGGCCTTCCTCCACGGTCTCGCCCTCATCTTCTTCTTCGCCATCCTTCCCATCCTCATCGGACTCCCGCTCGCCTCGATGCTCATCCGCTCCCGGGCCCCCGGATTGGGGTTCTTCCGCACCGTGGTCTTCCTGCCGCAGGTGATTGCGATGGTGGTGCTCGCTGTCGCGTGGCGAGACATCTATGCCCTCAACGGTCCGATCAACACGGTTCTGGGCTGGTTCGGCATGAGAATGACGGAGCCGTTCCTGGGGAGCTTCACGTGGGCTCTGCCCGCAGTGGGCTTCATCGGCACATGGGTGTCGACCGGTCTCGTGACAGTGCTCCTCATGTCGGGCATGGCAAGAATCTCCGAGTCATACTATGAGGCCGCAACCCTCGACGGGGTCGGTCCCATCGGCAAGTTCTGGTACATCACCCTGCCTGCGGTGCGCGCAGAGATCCTCGTCTGTGTCACGCTGACGACGATCAACGCTCTTAAAACGTTCGATCTCGTGTACATGACGACGTCCGGAGGACCGGGAACGTCGACGACAGTGCCCGCCTATGAGGTGTACTACCAGGCGTTCCGTGCAGGCAGCGTCGGTACGGCGGCCGCGCTCGCGGTCGTCCTTACACTGCTGATCTTCACCATTAACCTCGTCGTGAACATTGTGGGCGAGAGGGAGAAAAAGTAATGGCTCATCGCGAGCGGCTCTGGTCATTCCTCATCCTCTGCATCTTCGCAATATCGTCCCTCTACCCGATCCTGTCTGTCTTCCTCCGGTCGCTCGATTCGACGGTGGCCACGGATCACTCGTGGGGTCATGTCGAGAACTATGCGACTGCCTGGGACGACGGGAACTTCTCCCTCTACATGAAGAACTCGGTCATGATCGCCGTGCTCGTCGTCAGCACGGCCCTCATCCTCTCCATCATGACCGGCTACGTCCTCGGTGTGATCCGCCCCAAGGGCGGAAACATCATCTTCTTCATCTTCCTGGCGGGCATGATGGTGCCGTCCGAGGCTATTGTCATCCCGCTCTTCTTCGATCTCAACGCGCTCGGGCTGACGGATACGATATGGGCGGTCGCGTTCCCGCAGATCGCCCAGTCGCTTGCGTTCGGCACGTTCTGGATGAGGGCGTACTTCCGCAACGTCAGCCCATCGATCGTCGATGCTGCGCGGATGGATGGCGCATCGGAATGGCAGGTCCTGTGGAAGGTCCTCATCCCCATGGGCAGGCCCGCGATCGTCACCCAGATCATGATCACGTTCATGTGGACGTGGAACGACTTCCTCATTCCCCTCGTCATGTCCCCCACCGGTAAGTTCCGCACCGCCCCCATGAGCCTGGCGTTCTTCGAAACGAACCACACTTCCTCAGCGGTCCTCATGGCCGCGGCAGCCGTCCTGGTGGCCGCTCCCATGATCATCCTCTACGTCTTCCTGCAGAAGTACTTCATCGCAGGCATGACCGAAGGCGCCGTCAAGGAGTAAGACACGTCCAACAGCCCGATTGCATGCTCACAAGTGATCGAATGTGGTTACAACGTGCACGAATTGTCCGATTCTCTTCCATTTGCGAGCAACTCCGCCTAGGCTGGCACCACGCCGCCGTGTGAGACAGCAGCCGACGTCTGGTCGGTGGGCGGAAACGCTTCAAGGAGGAAGTATGAAACGCACAATCGGACTGGCGATGCTTGCCATCGCTGGCCTGCTAGCCCCCACGGCCGCACTCGCGGACGAGGGGGCTAGTGTCGAAGAACGACTGGTTATCGAGGACGGGACGCGGTCGTCCGATGTCCCTGCGACAAAGCTCGACGTGCTCGGCGTCTGGTCTCATCCGGACGACGACGCGGGAATCATTGCTCCCTGCGGCGTGTGGGGGCAGGAGGCCGACATCGACTGCGGCATTATGCTCACCACGCGCGGGGAGGGCGGCTCGAACTCCGTCGGGCCGGAAGCCGGTCCCGATCTGGGTTTGCGGCGCGAGAACGAAGATCGAGCATCCCACGTGCGGGCCGGCACGGTCGATATGTACTATCTCGACCGGGTCGACTTCTTCTACAACACCTCCGCGCCCCTGACGGCGCAGGCGTGGGATGAGGAAGACGTCCTGCGACGCGCGACGCGGGTGATCCGCGAGACCCAGCCAGAGATCCTCGTCTCCTGGACGGCCTCGATCAACGCGGGGCACGGCAATCACCAGTATGCGTCTCGGCTGGCCTTCGATGCCGCTGAGGCGGCCGCCGATCCGACGATGTTCCCCGAACAGCTCGACGGGGCAGACGCGGCAAGCGTGTGGCAGGTGAAGAAGGTTGTGCAGCAGCAGTGGCGTGCCCCCGCGGGCACGGGTCAGACGAACACTCAGCACTGTCTCGCGAACTTCTCCCCGGCCGATCCCAACGGATATACGGTCCACGGCACGTGGACCGGCTATGACTCTCCCTACGAGTGGGTCGAAGGCAACACGGCAGGTGTCCCGGCAGGCACGAAGAAGACGTGGGCCCAGGTGGGCCGCGAGGACGGCCAGCTCCACGCCACGCAGGCGCGGACGATGGTCAAGAACACGGTCGACCCGTCCTGCGTCACCTACCTCGTGCCCAAGTCCTGGGTTCCCATGCAGGAGCTCGGAACCGAGGCCGCTGGGAATGACCTGGCCGTCCACTACGGATCCTCGATCCAGGATCCGGGCGGGCTCCCGCTCGGCACGCTCTATGCCGTCGACACGCCCGACTACTTCGTCGCCCCCGGAGAAAGCGCAACGGTGACGCTCTCGATGAGTGCCGGTGACGAATCGACCCCAGCGGGCACCGCCTCGATCGACGCTCCTGCGGGATGGTCGGTGGATGGATCCCACGACATTCCTGCTCTCGCACCGGGGGAGAGCTCGGCCGTGGATTTCACCGTCACCGCACCGCAGGATGCGGCACCGGGCGCAGTGCGCTTCCCGGTCCGCTTCGCCAGCGGCTCGGTGAGCGCCTACAACGAAGCCCACCTGCGTGTAACGGCCCCGATCGACGGGCGGTTCGTGCGCTGGGGCAATTTCTCCGAGTACGAGGAGTGGGTGGCAGCATCCGGTGACTGGGCCGATGGTCTAGCACCCGCCGTCAACCAGATCGGTGCGGGAGAAACCGTCAGCCTCGATGTCGAGGTCGCCAACCGAACATCCGCCCCGGCCTCGGGCCAGGTCGAGTTCACGATCCCCGACGGCTTCGTGATCTCCGAGCAGACAGTGCCCTTCGAGCTTCCAGCGGGTGACACGACAACGGTCACAGTCAGCCTCACGCACACGGATCCCGCAGCTGCGGGCGGCACGGTCGAGACCGTCACTGCCACGACAACATCGGGGTCCTCCGTGGCACGAGAAGATCTCAGCCTCTATGTCGTCCCCTCCGTCCTCATCCCCGAGCTCGAGAGCGCTCCCACCATCGACGGCGTGGGAGATGAGTACTCCACGAGCATCGATGTCTCCCAGCGCTGGGAAGGCCCGGAGTGTGTCGACGGCGTCGACTGCGGCGCGGACTCATCGACCCGTCTCGGATGGTACGAGGACGCTCTCTACATGTGGATCGACGTCGTGGACGACAAGGCCTCCGGCGCAGTTCCTCCCGAGCGCTGCTTCGGGCACTGGCTCGTCGATTCCGTCGAGGTCCAGCTCGACCCGAGAGGGAACTCCCTCGACACATCGAGCACCTTCAAGCTCGGCATCTTCCCGTTCACGGACGATGCTGGCAACGAGGCAGGAAACGGCGTCGACGGTCCCTGCTGGACGAGGGATGCCGACCATCATCAGGGCTTCTCCTCAGGACCTCTCGCCGATACAGTCGTCGGCGGTCCCAACGCCGAGGGCGTCGAGGTGTCCGTTGCGCTCGAGCGCGGCGACGACAACTCCTACGTGGGCGGCAGATACCAGATCGAGGTCAAGATCCCGTTGGATGTCCTGCCGTCAGCGGCAGGCGCAACCTCTCCCGCCCCGACCGGCGATCCCGCCTCGAATACGATCGATCCGACGTATGTCGGCATGAACGTATCGCCCTACGATACGGACCGCCAGGACTTCGTGGGGGAGACTCGACTCGCATGGTCACCCTTCGGCTCGCAGCAGTCCGAACCCTACCGCTGGGGACATGCCTACCTCGACGGCTACGAGCCGCCGGCCGATAGGCCCATCGAGCCGGGCATGCCCATCATCCCCGAGACAGCACTCCAGGGCGCGCAGTCGCCGCAGACGATCCACCAGTCGGCCACGCATGGCGACACGATCGGCGGTCTCCAGCCGAACAGCGACGTGATCATCGCCCCGCAGCTCTCCGGCAACAGTCTCGTGATCGATGCGGACAATGCAGGTGACGGAACTGTCAGGGCCTTCCTCTGGGCGGGAGATCCCCAGTACGTGCCGGTGTGGACGAGCTCGTGCGCGGACTCCGAATACGGCAACGATGCGTGTTCGCCCGAGGATGGTCAGGCACGCCCGTGGGCCCCGGACATGGGAGGGCGTGTGCTTGCAAGCGCGGAGGCTGTCAATGCCTCGTCACCGCTCGTCATCGACCTCACCGATGTCACGATCGACACCGAAGCCTACCTTCTCGTCTCCTACGCCGGCGAGAACGATGTCGAAGCCTGGTCCTATCCCATCTCGACCAAGCCGGAAGAGCCCGCCACACCCGTCAGCGGGAATCTCTTCTTCGTGTCGAATACGTGGGACTCGACAGTTGCCGATCAGGTTGTCGCCTTCGGCCGCCAGGGCGACGAGGTGCTCGTCGGCGACTGGGACGGCGACGGTCGCGACACCCTCGGTGTGCGTCGAGGCTCGACCTTCTATCTCGACAACGCCATCACCTCCGGCCCCGCCGATATCAGCTTCGCCTACGGCAAGGCCACCGATGAGGTCCTCATCGGCGACTGGAACGGAGACGGGTCCGACACGATCGCGGTGCGGCGCGGCTCGACCTATTTCGTCAACAACTCTCTGACGGGAGGGAATGCTGAGCTCGCCTTCAACTTCGGACGCAAGAGCGACGAAGCCTACGCGGGAGATTTCGATGGAGACGGCACCGATTCCTTCGCCGTGAGGCGCGGAACCGACTTCTTCATCATGAACTCCCTCGTCGGCGGATCGGCCGACCGCGTCATCAGCTACGGGCGCCTCGGCGACGAGGTCTTCGTGGGAGACTACGACGGTGACGGTCAGGACACCATCGCCATCCGACGCGGCAATAAGTTCCACGTCAAGAACAGCCTCGTGGGCGGGCCCGCCGATATCGTCATCGGCTACGGCCGCGCCACCGACAGCGCGTTCGTCGGCGACTGGAACGCGGACGGCATCGACACCCCGGTCGTCAACCGGTACGTCAGGGGCTAGGCCACACTGAGGATAGGGCGGGCTCCCGTGGGAGTCCGCCCTATCTTTCCCTCCATTTCCACTTCTGTTTCCATTTTTATCCATATCCCGCTCCCTATCCGCCTCATTTGTCAGATCCATGTTTGGTCAGCCCTCCGATAAAGGCTTAACATTTGGACAGGCGGGTGCCGCCGATCATTCAAGGAGGAATGTTGAACGAATTGCGAGTTGGGATCGTCGGACTCGGCGTCATGGGAAGCGACCATGCACGGAACCTTGCGGCAGGGGTACGCGGAGCCGCGCTCGTCGCGGTGAGCGACGCGGACAGGCCCAGGGCAGAGAGCATCGCAGCGGAGCTCGGTGCTGCCCATGTCTTCGACAACGGGCTCGACATGATCGGATCCGGCGAGATCGATGCCCTCATCATCGCAACACCCGATGACACCCATGCGAGTCTCGTCCGCGCAGCACTCGGCGCAGGTCTCGCCATCCTGTGCGAGAAGCCGCTCGCCCCAACCGCCGAAGAGGCCGTCGAGATCGTGGCGCTCGCGGAATCCCTCCCCGCTCACCGGCTGTCGATGGGCTTCATGAGACGCTTCGATCAGGGCTACCGCGCTCTCAAGGACCGTATCGATGCCGGGGCTGATGGCAGGCTGCTCATGACGCATTCCGTGCACCGGAACGTGTCCGCCTACCCGGGCCAGGACTCTGCCGCAACGATCACGAACTCGGCAGTCCATGAGTTCGACATTCTGCCCTGGCTCTCGGGCTCTCGCCTGGTCCGTGCGCAGTGGACCGCCGGCCGTCCGAGCTCTCTCATCGAGACGCGCCACGACCCGCAGTTCGTCATCCTGCACGACGAGTCCGGAGTCCTGCACACTATTCAGCTCCAGGTCCATGCCCGCTATGGGTACGACGTGCGGTGCGAGGTGGTCTGCGAAGAGGGCAGTGCAGAGCTTGCCCCGGTGCCGGCTCTCGTCGAGCAGGAGCCGATCGTCACCCACTCCAACCTTGCCAGGAGCACCGCCTACCCCGCGGACTGGCGTCCCAGGTTCGCCGATGCCTACCGGCGCGAGCTCCAGGCATGGGTCATCTCGTCGCTCGCGGGCACGGTGCCGGCCGAGGCGACAACGCCGCGCGAAGCACTCGAGTCGGCCCTTGTTGCCCGGGCGGTCGTCCAATCGATGTCATCGCAGTCCGCGATCGTCGACATTCCAACCGTTGACGAATGGTTGGCGCGATGAAACTGGGACTGGTCACCGACTCTCTCGGGCACCTCTCCTTCGAGGAGATGCTCGATGCGTGCGTCGCTCTAGACATCCCGCACGTCGAGTTCCCGACGGGAGGCTGGTCGAACGCGCCGCACTGCAGTATCCGAGCGCTGCTCGACGATTCTGTCGAACGTGCCCGCTTCCAGGCGGCTCTCGCCGATCGCGGCATCACCATCTCCGCGCTCAATGCCAACGGCAACCAGCTCCATCCCGTCATCGGAGCCGATGTCGACCGCCTCCTGCGGGACACGGTCGATCTCGCCCACATGCTCGAGATTCCCACTGTCGTCTGCATGTCCGGCCTTCCCGGAGGAGCGGCGGGTGATTCGATGCCGAACTGGATAACGTCCAGCTG
Protein-coding sequences here:
- a CDS encoding NEW3 domain-containing protein, whose amino-acid sequence is MKRTIGLAMLAIAGLLAPTAALADEGASVEERLVIEDGTRSSDVPATKLDVLGVWSHPDDDAGIIAPCGVWGQEADIDCGIMLTTRGEGGSNSVGPEAGPDLGLRRENEDRASHVRAGTVDMYYLDRVDFFYNTSAPLTAQAWDEEDVLRRATRVIRETQPEILVSWTASINAGHGNHQYASRLAFDAAEAAADPTMFPEQLDGADAASVWQVKKVVQQQWRAPAGTGQTNTQHCLANFSPADPNGYTVHGTWTGYDSPYEWVEGNTAGVPAGTKKTWAQVGREDGQLHATQARTMVKNTVDPSCVTYLVPKSWVPMQELGTEAAGNDLAVHYGSSIQDPGGLPLGTLYAVDTPDYFVAPGESATVTLSMSAGDESTPAGTASIDAPAGWSVDGSHDIPALAPGESSAVDFTVTAPQDAAPGAVRFPVRFASGSVSAYNEAHLRVTAPIDGRFVRWGNFSEYEEWVAASGDWADGLAPAVNQIGAGETVSLDVEVANRTSAPASGQVEFTIPDGFVISEQTVPFELPAGDTTTVTVSLTHTDPAAAGGTVETVTATTTSGSSVAREDLSLYVVPSVLIPELESAPTIDGVGDEYSTSIDVSQRWEGPECVDGVDCGADSSTRLGWYEDALYMWIDVVDDKASGAVPPERCFGHWLVDSVEVQLDPRGNSLDTSSTFKLGIFPFTDDAGNEAGNGVDGPCWTRDADHHQGFSSGPLADTVVGGPNAEGVEVSVALERGDDNSYVGGRYQIEVKIPLDVLPSAAGATSPAPTGDPASNTIDPTYVGMNVSPYDTDRQDFVGETRLAWSPFGSQQSEPYRWGHAYLDGYEPPADRPIEPGMPIIPETALQGAQSPQTIHQSATHGDTIGGLQPNSDVIIAPQLSGNSLVIDADNAGDGTVRAFLWAGDPQYVPVWTSSCADSEYGNDACSPEDGQARPWAPDMGGRVLASAEAVNASSPLVIDLTDVTIDTEAYLLVSYAGENDVEAWSYPISTKPEEPATPVSGNLFFVSNTWDSTVADQVVAFGRQGDEVLVGDWDGDGRDTLGVRRGSTFYLDNAITSGPADISFAYGKATDEVLIGDWNGDGSDTIAVRRGSTYFVNNSLTGGNAELAFNFGRKSDEAYAGDFDGDGTDSFAVRRGTDFFIMNSLVGGSADRVISYGRLGDEVFVGDYDGDGQDTIAIRRGNKFHVKNSLVGGPADIVIGYGRATDSAFVGDWNADGIDTPVVNRYVRG
- a CDS encoding Gfo/Idh/MocA family oxidoreductase, producing the protein MLNELRVGIVGLGVMGSDHARNLAAGVRGAALVAVSDADRPRAESIAAELGAAHVFDNGLDMIGSGEIDALIIATPDDTHASLVRAALGAGLAILCEKPLAPTAEEAVEIVALAESLPAHRLSMGFMRRFDQGYRALKDRIDAGADGRLLMTHSVHRNVSAYPGQDSAATITNSAVHEFDILPWLSGSRLVRAQWTAGRPSSLIETRHDPQFVILHDESGVLHTIQLQVHARYGYDVRCEVVCEEGSAELAPVPALVEQEPIVTHSNLARSTAYPADWRPRFADAYRRELQAWVISSLAGTVPAEATTPREALESALVARAVVQSMSSQSAIVDIPTVDEWLAR
- a CDS encoding DeoR/GlpR family DNA-binding transcription regulator: MLPAERRKRILDEVRQTGGLDVVSLSEAYGVSKSTIRRDLNLLDSQGMLQRVRGGTIDADPRPYAQVVTKAADEKSKIGHEAATLVEDGDIVLIDIGTTTAAVAQALYGRHVTVLTASLAVIDILRDSPGTELIVLGGVVRNSYLSMVGSLTSHALSQLRADIAFLGTSGVRDDLVVMDSTGTEVPIKHSILKNSTSAYLVASADKFPGSGILQICSVSEFDGVITTATGPIIDSISSSGVQVIHP
- a CDS encoding carbohydrate ABC transporter permease, with amino-acid sequence MVAVPGVAGANGAGPRRKTSSKRRSRAITTVTLLALPVLVYGAFIIYPLIRVVGLSFWHWDGLGPATWAGFENYTAIYEDDRLRAAFLHGLALIFFFAILPILIGLPLASMLIRSRAPGLGFFRTVVFLPQVIAMVVLAVAWRDIYALNGPINTVLGWFGMRMTEPFLGSFTWALPAVGFIGTWVSTGLVTVLLMSGMARISESYYEAATLDGVGPIGKFWYITLPAVRAEILVCVTLTTINALKTFDLVYMTTSGGPGTSTTVPAYEVYYQAFRAGSVGTAAALAVVLTLLIFTINLVVNIVGEREKK
- a CDS encoding carbohydrate ABC transporter permease, yielding MAHRERLWSFLILCIFAISSLYPILSVFLRSLDSTVATDHSWGHVENYATAWDDGNFSLYMKNSVMIAVLVVSTALILSIMTGYVLGVIRPKGGNIIFFIFLAGMMVPSEAIVIPLFFDLNALGLTDTIWAVAFPQIAQSLAFGTFWMRAYFRNVSPSIVDAARMDGASEWQVLWKVLIPMGRPAIVTQIMITFMWTWNDFLIPLVMSPTGKFRTAPMSLAFFETNHTSSAVLMAAAAVLVAAPMIILYVFLQKYFIAGMTEGAVKE
- a CDS encoding carbohydrate kinase family protein, which gives rise to MGHVTRRRGRPTVYVAGSLFLDIVMCGLEHAPRPGEEQWIGGSGVMPGGVANQAVACARLGLNSAVITYLGQDRPGSWVREMLADELVDMSYAEYTPHQNITVSLVMEGDRALTTHGKDEVPIPRDDLPAPDVFLVSLPYLVRAQDRIAQWREQGTIVIADAGWDATGEWPREHLEALAAADVFVPNCSEAMHYTRTLTIPEAAEALTSFVPTVVVTCGAQGVHIAHRSEGSPTAVVVPALEVDAIDTTGAGDAFSAGLATGLATGAPLTDAVHLGQCAAAWTVCRIGGSSAAPHMGELGEWVAQDPRIDALAGQSVRNIQAKLDSVTAL
- a CDS encoding ABC transporter substrate-binding protein; the encoded protein is MRTSAKFVGLGAAALLVLTACNPSAEDEETTDNGDAAEVSTDISDAPEQTLIVWDQEVRGGQNEQMERLNEAFMDKYPNITIERNSQSFDDLQTTLRLALTGSDAPDVVQANNSRSMMGQFVSSKQIQCLDDYSEAYGWEDRFGDILAYSSYSEDASVFGEGCVYGLPQVGETVGIYYSESKLAELGLEFPETWEDLEAQLPEIADAGEVPLVLGNIDKWPAIHVFGAIQGQYTPAEEIRTLGFGNEGASWETDENVAAAAQFQEWVSEGYFNDGVNGADYDQVWQDFANGEGVYLIAGSWLAADLNEAMGDDVRFMLPPSDGPTTTGGTGLPFAITSAAEDMNVAAAYIHFITSDEAMAVLAETGNVPVLNASDFAGDADQVVGDVMTAFDTLVSDGNIVPYLDWATPTMDQVMGDALQNLIAGNSTPEDFVATLEAAYTEAQN